In one Lysobacter alkalisoli genomic region, the following are encoded:
- a CDS encoding twin transmembrane helix small protein, which translates to MKTLLVVGFLALILYNLGAALYYMLTDRGESKRAVNALTRRIALSIALIGLVAIGIATGFIEPHGIGA; encoded by the coding sequence ATGAAGACCCTGCTGGTCGTCGGCTTCCTCGCCCTGATCCTCTACAACCTCGGCGCCGCGCTTTACTACATGCTCACCGACCGCGGCGAGAGCAAGCGCGCGGTCAATGCCCTGACCCGCCGCATCGCGCTGTCGATCGCACTGATCGGGCTGGTCGCCATCGGCATCGCCACCGGCTTCATCGAGCCGCACGGCATCGGCGCGTAG